A stretch of the Bacteroidales bacterium genome encodes the following:
- a CDS encoding oligosaccharide flippase family protein, translating to MQQYRRLAGQTALYGLGTIVPRFLNYVVLTPFYTHIFSLEQYGIVTNLYAYVVFLLILLTYGLETGYFKFTKSEDDPGKVYSTIMASLLSTSLLFILVILLFNHPIAKILEYPDRQYLIVLFSSVVTIDAFSSVPFAKLRFEGKAKKFGFLKIFNVVVNLFFNFVFFVGFPYLNAHYPSSFLLDFYDASIGVGYVFISNLFASAMTLLLLLPEIKILPGLIDLRLLKRVLKYSLPLLMVGLAGTINEVADKELIKRFVSDENSPMRQVGIYGANYKLGMLMTIFIQMFRYAAEPFYFTKMKDYDAKETYAKVMRYFIIFGLFIFLVVNLYIEIFKYFIDSKFHSGLHIVPIILLANLFLGINYNLSIWYKLSNLTRYGAMIALLGAAITIFMNIALLPVYGYEASAWTTLICYFTMMMVSYLLGRKHYFIPYALKSILFYFVIALAIYFMQNFIHYPSIIQKNLFNSLFLLLFLWFVLRKERITIRDIKTFIGIKR from the coding sequence GTGCAGCAGTACAGGAGATTAGCAGGACAGACCGCCCTCTATGGGCTGGGAACCATAGTTCCCCGTTTTTTGAATTATGTTGTCCTTACCCCGTTTTATACACATATTTTCAGTCTGGAACAATACGGCATTGTAACAAACCTGTATGCCTATGTTGTATTTTTGCTTATTTTGCTTACCTATGGACTGGAAACCGGTTACTTCAAGTTTACCAAATCGGAAGACGATCCCGGGAAGGTTTATTCCACCATCATGGCTTCCCTTCTTTCCACCTCCCTTCTGTTTATATTGGTAATTTTGCTGTTCAATCACCCCATTGCAAAAATTCTGGAATATCCTGACCGGCAATATCTGATTGTATTGTTTTCTTCTGTTGTGACCATTGATGCTTTTTCTTCCGTTCCTTTTGCCAAACTCAGGTTTGAAGGAAAAGCTAAAAAGTTCGGATTCCTTAAAATATTTAATGTTGTTGTCAATCTCTTTTTCAACTTTGTCTTTTTTGTTGGATTCCCCTACCTTAATGCTCATTATCCTTCCTCTTTCCTGTTGGATTTTTATGATGCTTCCATAGGAGTAGGTTACGTTTTTATTTCTAATCTGTTTGCCAGTGCAATGACATTGCTTCTTTTATTGCCTGAAATAAAAATTTTACCGGGTTTGATCGACCTGAGGCTGTTGAAGCGGGTATTGAAATATTCCCTTCCCTTATTGATGGTAGGACTTGCCGGAACCATAAATGAAGTAGCCGATAAAGAACTTATCAAAAGATTTGTTTCTGATGAAAATTCTCCTATGAGACAAGTTGGTATTTACGGGGCCAATTACAAACTGGGTATGCTGATGACCATATTTATCCAGATGTTTAGGTATGCCGCCGAACCTTTCTATTTTACCAAGATGAAGGATTATGATGCCAAAGAGACTTATGCCAAGGTTATGCGTTATTTCATTATTTTTGGCCTGTTTATTTTTCTGGTGGTTAACTTATATATTGAAATATTTAAGTATTTTATAGATTCCAAGTTTCACAGTGGCCTTCATATTGTTCCGATCATATTATTAGCCAACCTTTTCCTTGGCATCAATTACAATCTTTCCATTTGGTATAAACTGTCCAATTTAACCAGATATGGCGCCATGATTGCTTTGTTGGGTGCAGCAATAACCATTTTCATGAACATTGCCCTGCTTCCGGTTTATGGCTATGAAGCATCCGCCTGGACTACCCTTATCTGTTATTTCACAATGATGATGGTTTCCTACCTTCTTGGAAGAAAGCATTATTTTATTCCTTATGCATTAAAATCCATACTGTTCTATTTTGTTATTGCCCTCGCCATCTATTTTATGCAAAATTTTATACATTATCCTTCCATTATCCAAAAAAATCTTTTTAATTCTTTATTTTTGCTCTTATTTCTCTGGTTCGTTCTGAGAAAAGAACGGATAACAATCCGTGATATAAAAACATTTATCGGCATTAAGCGTTAA
- the pheS gene encoding phenylalanine--tRNA ligase subunit alpha yields the protein MIDKINEYLREIENFDSNDPEEIEAFRIKYLGRKGLLNEILSAFKNVPNEDKPQIGKKINELKTKAQEKVNELKSSVKSSSGKKIQDVTRPSYPDETGSLHPITLARKDIIEIFSRLGFTISEGPEIEDDWHNFSALNFPDAHPARDMQDTFFIQRNPDILLRTHTSSAQVRVMEKTDPPIRTISPGRVFRNEAISARAHCIFHQVEGLYIDKNVSFADLKQTLLYFAKEMFGKETEIRFRPSFFPFTEPSAEMDVSCTLCGGEGCKICKYTGFLEILGCGMVDPNVLESSDIDSTKYTGFAFGMGIERIAQLKFNVNDLRLYFENDIRFLEQFKAKL from the coding sequence ATGATAGACAAAATCAATGAATATCTGAGGGAAATTGAGAACTTTGATTCAAATGACCCGGAGGAAATTGAAGCCTTCCGTATTAAATATCTGGGAAGGAAAGGGCTTTTGAATGAAATTTTGAGTGCGTTCAAAAATGTACCCAATGAGGATAAACCTCAGATTGGGAAAAAGATCAATGAATTAAAAACGAAGGCCCAGGAAAAGGTAAATGAGCTTAAATCATCAGTAAAAAGCAGTTCCGGTAAAAAAATACAGGATGTAACCCGGCCTTCCTACCCGGATGAAACAGGAAGCCTGCATCCCATAACCCTTGCCAGAAAAGATATAATTGAAATATTTTCAAGGCTCGGCTTTACCATTTCAGAGGGACCGGAAATTGAAGATGACTGGCACAACTTCTCCGCATTAAACTTCCCGGATGCACATCCCGCAAGGGACATGCAGGATACTTTTTTCATTCAACGCAATCCCGATATACTTCTACGCACGCATACTTCCTCAGCCCAGGTAAGGGTAATGGAAAAAACCGACCCGCCTATCCGTACCATCTCTCCGGGCAGGGTATTCCGGAATGAAGCCATCAGTGCCAGGGCTCATTGCATTTTTCACCAGGTAGAAGGATTGTATATTGATAAAAATGTATCATTTGCAGATTTGAAACAAACCCTTCTGTATTTTGCCAAGGAAATGTTTGGAAAGGAAACAGAAATCCGTTTTCGCCCTTCATTTTTTCCTTTTACCGAACCTTCGGCTGAAATGGACGTTTCCTGTACGCTTTGCGGAGGCGAAGGATGTAAAATATGTAAATACACAGGGTTTCTTGAAATTTTGGGCTGCGGTATGGTAGATCCCAATGTTCTGGAAAGTTCAGACATTGACAGCACAAAATATACAGGATTTGCATTTGGTATGGGGATAGAAAGAATTGCCCAGCTAAAATTCAATGTAAACGACCTAAGGCTATATTTTGAGAACGATATACGCTTTTTGGAACAGTTTAAAGCAAAGTTGTAA